The Paracoccus sp. MC1862 genome includes a window with the following:
- a CDS encoding efflux RND transporter permease subunit encodes MSRRGFNLSDWALRHRSLVWFLLILSMIAGTMAYRALGREEDPSFTVKVMVITAAMPGATTDEMMGQVTDRIETKLEELDQLKLTRSVTLPGLAVVYVELLDNVRGQNVRRSWQRVRNMMDDLRPEFPQEFAGFQFNDSFGDVFGNIYAFTADGFTPRELRDRVEAIRKQVGALPAAGRTSLLGVREEQIYIEFSPARLAALGLNESQVLQTLAAQNAIAQAGIVQAGPEQVLLRVGGQFDTAEAVAAVNLRIGDRFFNLGEVATVRRAYADPPATIFRHNGRDAIGLEIAMREGENIQSFGTDLDALMARIALDLPIGIEMHKFADQPEVVRHAVGTFVKALAEAVAIVLLVSFLSLGLRAGLIVTLTIPLVLAITFVVMQVWGITLQRVSLGALIIALGLLVDDAMIAIETMISRMELGESREQAASYAWTSIAFPMLTGTLVTVAGFIPIGLNSSMAGEFTFSLFVVIAVSLVISWIVAVLFAPLLGVTFLPRALKHQAGRVSRLRRAFHAMLRWSMRFRWITIGVTLLLFAASVWGMRFVEQQFFPPSDRPELLIDVTERHNASIARTDASIANLEAFLAEQPEALFWTSYVGRGAPRFVLALDIPTPGPFMGQVLVQTSDIAARDALKEKIGRFAESRMIGTDIYVKFLEVGPPVGKPVQYRVSASDPAEARDAARGLAAVLAGEPRLRDIALDWNEPARVVRVEVDHDRARRLGVSSQDISNTLATVFSGLTVTQLRDGIFLIDVVARGVEADRQSLESIHNLELATPSGTPIPLAGLARLSFDTEQPLILQRNGVPTVTVKADVATSDQPATLVAALAPRVADYAAGLPPSVSITVGGTVESSAESQQPIAAVVPLMLLAIALLVMIQMQSFRLSLIVFAAAPLGLIGVVATLLPFGVPLGFVAILGILALGGILIRNSIILVHEIQSLLDRGRSRWDAVFEASDSRARPILLTAAAASLALIPISRQVFWGPMAYAMMGGIIAGTLITLLFVPALYCVFFRVREPQGQASPSDRRPAPGPPGYSRLSEEP; translated from the coding sequence ATGAGCCGCCGCGGCTTCAACCTTTCGGACTGGGCGCTGCGGCACCGCTCGCTCGTGTGGTTCCTGCTGATCCTTTCGATGATCGCGGGCACCATGGCCTATCGCGCCCTGGGACGCGAGGAAGACCCCAGCTTCACCGTCAAGGTCATGGTGATCACCGCCGCCATGCCCGGCGCCACCACCGACGAGATGATGGGCCAGGTCACCGACCGGATCGAGACCAAGCTGGAGGAGCTGGACCAACTGAAGCTGACGCGCTCGGTCACGCTGCCGGGGCTGGCGGTCGTCTATGTCGAGCTGCTGGACAACGTGCGCGGGCAAAATGTCCGGCGAAGCTGGCAGCGCGTGCGCAACATGATGGACGACCTGCGCCCCGAGTTCCCGCAGGAATTCGCGGGCTTCCAGTTCAACGACAGCTTCGGCGACGTGTTCGGCAACATCTACGCCTTCACGGCGGACGGCTTCACCCCGCGGGAACTGCGCGACCGGGTCGAGGCAATCCGCAAGCAGGTGGGCGCCCTGCCCGCCGCCGGCAGGACCTCGCTTCTGGGGGTGCGCGAGGAACAGATCTACATCGAGTTCTCGCCCGCCCGGCTGGCGGCGCTGGGGCTGAACGAATCGCAGGTGCTGCAGACGCTGGCCGCGCAGAACGCCATCGCCCAGGCGGGGATCGTGCAGGCCGGCCCGGAACAGGTGCTGCTGCGCGTCGGCGGCCAGTTCGACACCGCCGAGGCCGTCGCCGCCGTCAACCTGCGGATCGGCGACCGCTTCTTCAACCTGGGCGAGGTCGCGACGGTGCGCCGCGCCTATGCCGACCCGCCCGCCACCATCTTCCGCCACAACGGCCGTGACGCCATCGGGCTGGAAATCGCCATGCGCGAGGGCGAGAACATCCAGAGCTTCGGGACCGATCTGGACGCGCTGATGGCACGCATCGCGCTGGACCTGCCCATCGGCATCGAGATGCACAAGTTCGCCGACCAGCCCGAGGTCGTCCGCCATGCCGTCGGCACCTTCGTCAAGGCGCTGGCCGAGGCGGTGGCCATCGTCCTGCTGGTCAGCTTCCTCAGCCTCGGGCTGCGGGCGGGGCTTATCGTGACGCTGACCATCCCGCTGGTGCTGGCGATCACCTTTGTCGTCATGCAGGTCTGGGGGATCACCCTGCAGCGGGTGTCGCTGGGGGCGCTGATCATCGCGCTGGGCCTGCTGGTCGATGACGCCATGATCGCCATCGAGACGATGATCTCGCGGATGGAGCTTGGCGAAAGCCGGGAACAGGCCGCCAGCTACGCCTGGACCTCGATCGCATTCCCGATGCTGACGGGGACGCTGGTGACGGTCGCGGGCTTCATCCCGATCGGGCTGAACAGCTCCATGGCGGGCGAGTTCACATTCTCACTGTTCGTCGTCATCGCCGTCTCACTGGTGATAAGCTGGATCGTCGCGGTGCTGTTCGCGCCGCTTCTGGGCGTGACCTTCCTGCCCCGCGCGCTGAAACATCAGGCAGGCCGCGTCAGCCGCCTGCGCCGGGCCTTCCACGCGATGCTGCGCTGGTCCATGCGGTTCCGCTGGATCACCATCGGCGTGACCCTTCTGCTGTTCGCCGCCTCGGTCTGGGGGATGCGCTTCGTCGAGCAGCAGTTCTTCCCGCCTTCGGACCGGCCCGAGTTGCTGATCGACGTCACCGAACGGCACAATGCCTCCATCGCCCGCACCGACGCCTCGATCGCGAATCTCGAAGCCTTCCTGGCCGAGCAGCCAGAGGCGCTGTTCTGGACAAGCTATGTCGGACGCGGCGCGCCGCGCTTCGTGCTGGCGCTGGACATACCGACGCCGGGGCCGTTCATGGGGCAGGTGCTGGTCCAGACCTCCGACATCGCCGCCCGCGACGCGCTGAAGGAAAAGATCGGCCGGTTCGCGGAAAGCCGGATGATCGGCACCGACATCTATGTGAAATTCCTGGAGGTCGGTCCCCCGGTCGGCAAGCCGGTGCAATACCGCGTCAGCGCCAGCGACCCGGCGGAAGCGCGGGACGCCGCCCGCGGCCTTGCCGCCGTGCTGGCGGGCGAGCCGCGCCTGCGCGACATCGCGCTCGACTGGAACGAGCCCGCGCGGGTGGTCCGGGTCGAGGTCGATCACGACCGCGCCCGCCGGCTGGGGGTATCGAGCCAGGACATCTCGAACACGCTGGCGACGGTGTTCTCGGGGCTCACCGTCACCCAGTTGCGCGACGGGATCTTCCTGATCGACGTGGTGGCGCGCGGGGTCGAGGCCGACCGCCAGTCGCTTGAATCGATCCACAACCTGGAACTGGCCACGCCCTCCGGCACGCCGATCCCGCTGGCCGGACTGGCGCGGCTGAGCTTCGACACCGAGCAGCCGCTGATCCTGCAGCGAAACGGCGTGCCGACTGTCACGGTCAAGGCGGACGTGGCGACCTCGGACCAGCCCGCGACGCTGGTGGCTGCGCTGGCCCCGCGGGTGGCGGACTACGCGGCCGGGCTGCCGCCCTCGGTTTCCATCACGGTGGGGGGGACGGTTGAAAGCTCGGCCGAAAGCCAGCAGCCCATCGCGGCGGTGGTGCCGCTGATGCTGCTGGCGATCGCGCTGCTGGTGATGATCCAGATGCAGAGCTTCCGCCTGTCGCTGATCGTCTTCGCCGCGGCCCCCTTGGGGCTGATCGGGGTGGTGGCGACGCTCCTGCCCTTCGGCGTGCCCTTGGGATTCGTCGCGATCCTCGGCATCCTTGCGCTTGGGGGCATCCTGATCCGCAACTCGATCATCCTTGTCCACGAAATCCAGTCGCTGCTGGACCGCGGCCGCAGCCGGTGGGACGCGGTGTTCGAGGCCTCGGACAGCCGCGCCCGGCCGATCCTGCTGACGGCGGCTGCCGCGAGCCTTGCGCTGATCCCGATCTCGCGGCAGGTG
- a CDS encoding efflux RND transporter periplasmic adaptor subunit: MRLALFLALGLLAAAPAGAFTLHFGPARAGTPPLPRPVVTEIVTNGDSRPVGRSIPGVVTAATEVQMAFQTLGRMIERRVDIGDRVNQGDVLARLDPEDLAGATLAAEAALAAAEVNLTTADNTAARAQALLDRDVTSTAQLERAEQALSAARSALEQARARVESARDAERFAVMSAPVSGVVSAVRATPGAVVAAGDPILTLSSEDRIEARIDLTEPELAGLAPGALFLVWRDHEIEQGVRGEVSRISPVADHLTRTRRVHIALPPGTGFRLGSLIRAGRVTSRAARLSVPASALVERPEGHAVWVVAREGETARVTLQVIVTGARLDGRVEVIGGLALGAEVVVRGVNSLADGQAVGRRVDP, encoded by the coding sequence ATGCGTCTGGCCCTTTTTCTGGCGCTCGGCCTGTTGGCGGCGGCCCCCGCGGGGGCCTTCACCCTGCACTTCGGCCCGGCGCGGGCCGGGACGCCGCCCCTGCCCCGCCCGGTCGTCACCGAAATCGTCACCAACGGCGACAGCCGTCCCGTCGGCCGCAGCATTCCGGGGGTGGTCACCGCCGCGACCGAGGTGCAGATGGCCTTCCAGACCCTGGGCCGGATGATCGAACGGCGCGTGGACATCGGCGACCGGGTGAACCAGGGGGACGTGCTGGCCCGGCTCGACCCCGAGGATCTTGCCGGCGCCACCCTTGCCGCCGAGGCCGCGCTGGCGGCGGCCGAGGTGAACCTGACGACCGCCGACAACACCGCCGCGCGGGCGCAGGCGCTGCTGGACCGCGACGTGACCTCGACCGCCCAGCTTGAACGGGCCGAGCAGGCGCTGTCGGCCGCGCGCTCGGCGCTTGAACAGGCGCGCGCGCGGGTGGAAAGCGCCCGCGACGCGGAACGCTTTGCGGTGATGAGCGCGCCGGTTTCGGGCGTCGTCAGCGCCGTGCGGGCGACGCCGGGGGCAGTGGTCGCGGCGGGCGATCCGATCCTGACGCTGTCCTCGGAAGACCGCATCGAAGCCCGCATCGACCTGACCGAGCCCGAGCTTGCCGGGCTGGCGCCCGGCGCCCTGTTCCTGGTCTGGCGCGACCACGAGATCGAGCAAGGCGTCCGGGGAGAGGTCAGCCGCATCTCGCCGGTGGCCGACCACCTGACCCGCACCCGCCGCGTCCATATCGCCCTGCCCCCCGGCACCGGCTTTCGCCTGGGCAGCCTGATCCGCGCCGGCCGCGTCACCTCGCGCGCAGCAAGGCTGTCCGTGCCGGCATCGGCGCTGGTGGAAAGGCCCGAAGGCCATGCCGTCTGGGTCGTGGCCCGCGAGGGCGAGACCGCCCGCGTCACGCTGCAGGTCATCGTGACGGGCGCGCGGCTTGACGGCCGCGTCGAGGTGATCGGGGGACTTGCCCTCGGGGCCGAGGTGGTCGTGCGCGGGGTCAACTCGCTGGCGGACGGGCAGGCGGTCGGGCGCCGGGTCGATCCATGA
- a CDS encoding efflux RND transporter periplasmic adaptor subunit encodes MTGRSLLTFCAIMAMAAAAPAQSPDAPIAVEIVRVGERPMTIDLRLTGSITAQHSIDLSFPAAGRITDIHVQAGDRVMGGHVLARTEGVQQRQTLVQALAARAAAEAAEQQAGHAAARAAELLRRGIGTRAAAEAAEQALSAAQGQLESARIMVNQSRRAVFDAMIRAPQAAVVTARMAEPGQVVGAAQPVLTVAALTSLEAVFQVPDAPQLDMAMGADVSLSIIDRRGIELQGRVTEIAPLVNPASGSVAVRAEIEGPFDATLLGAAVLGIVHLPAGTGIEVPWTALTSTGADPAVWRVAEDGTVALAPVGIERFDTGRVVLRSGLSPGDLVVGEGSQLMYPGRRVTTAEEKG; translated from the coding sequence TTGACCGGCCGTTCGCTTCTGACCTTCTGCGCGATCATGGCCATGGCGGCGGCGGCACCCGCACAGTCGCCCGACGCCCCCATCGCAGTCGAGATCGTCCGGGTCGGCGAGCGCCCGATGACGATCGACCTTCGGCTGACCGGCTCGATCACCGCGCAGCACAGCATTGACCTGTCCTTTCCGGCGGCCGGCCGGATCACCGACATCCATGTGCAGGCGGGCGACCGGGTGATGGGCGGCCATGTGCTGGCCCGCACCGAGGGCGTGCAGCAGCGGCAGACTCTGGTTCAGGCCCTGGCCGCCCGCGCCGCTGCCGAGGCCGCCGAGCAGCAGGCAGGCCACGCCGCGGCCCGCGCGGCCGAGCTGCTGCGTCGGGGCATCGGCACCCGTGCCGCCGCTGAAGCCGCCGAACAGGCGCTGTCGGCGGCACAGGGGCAGTTGGAAAGCGCTCGCATCATGGTCAACCAGTCCCGCCGCGCGGTCTTCGACGCAATGATCCGCGCGCCTCAGGCCGCCGTGGTGACCGCACGCATGGCCGAGCCGGGGCAGGTCGTGGGCGCCGCCCAGCCGGTCCTGACGGTGGCGGCGCTGACCAGCCTCGAGGCCGTCTTCCAGGTGCCCGACGCGCCGCAACTGGACATGGCGATGGGCGCCGATGTCTCGCTGAGCATCATCGACAGGCGGGGTATCGAATTGCAGGGCCGCGTGACCGAGATCGCGCCCCTGGTCAATCCGGCCAGCGGGTCGGTGGCGGTGCGGGCCGAGATCGAGGGCCCCTTTGACGCCACGCTGCTGGGCGCGGCGGTGCTGGGCATCGTCCACCTGCCCGCCGGGACCGGGATCGAGGTGCCCTGGACGGCCCTGACCTCGACAGGCGCCGACCCGGCCGTCTGGCGCGTGGCCGAGGATGGCACCGTGGCCCTCGCCCCCGTGGGGATCGAACGGTTCGACACCGGCCGGGTGGTGCTGAGATCGGGCCTTTCGCCAGGGGATCTGGTCGTGGGCGAAGGCTCGCAGCTCATGTATCCGGGCCGCCGGGTGACAACGGCGGAAGAGAAAGGTTGA
- the kynU gene encoding kynureninase, which translates to MTDFAQTRAAFHLPDGITYLDGNSLGPMPRHAADRAAAMMRDEWAGMLITGWNRAGWYVQPRRVGDRIARLIGAGEGQVVMGDTLSIKVFQALSAALRIRPDRRVILSDSGNFPSDLYVAQGLAETVGAELRVVAPEEVAAHIAPDIAVLMLTEVDYRTGRRHDMAALTAAAHEAGALTVWDLAHSAGAVDVDLLGAGADFAVGCTYKYLNGGPGAPAFIWVHPDHADAARPCLQGWMGHAAPFAFDQAYAPAQGIERMRVGTPPVIALAALDAALDIWESVDMAALRARSIELTEAFIRGIEAACPDVALHSPRDPAQRGSQVGFRHPQAHAVMQALITEGVIGDFRAPDVLRFGFAPLYNNTDDVARAVEVLATVLREGRWNRPEHHRRAAVT; encoded by the coding sequence ATGACCGACTTCGCCCAGACGCGTGCCGCCTTCCATCTGCCTGACGGGATCACCTATCTCGACGGAAACTCGCTGGGGCCGATGCCGCGCCATGCCGCCGACCGGGCGGCGGCGATGATGCGGGACGAGTGGGCCGGGATGCTCATCACCGGCTGGAACCGGGCCGGCTGGTATGTGCAGCCGCGCCGCGTCGGCGACCGGATCGCGCGACTGATCGGCGCGGGCGAGGGGCAGGTCGTCATGGGCGACACGCTGTCGATCAAGGTGTTCCAGGCGCTGTCCGCCGCGCTGCGGATACGGCCGGACCGGCGGGTGATCCTGTCGGACAGCGGCAACTTCCCCTCGGACCTTTACGTCGCGCAGGGGCTGGCCGAAACCGTTGGCGCGGAACTGCGTGTCGTCGCGCCTGAAGAGGTGGCCGCGCACATCGCGCCCGACATCGCCGTGCTGATGCTGACCGAGGTCGATTACCGCACCGGTCGTCGCCACGACATGGCCGCGCTGACAGCCGCCGCGCATGAGGCAGGGGCGCTGACGGTCTGGGACCTTGCCCATTCGGCCGGGGCGGTGGACGTGGACCTGCTGGGGGCGGGCGCGGATTTCGCGGTGGGCTGCACCTACAAGTATCTGAACGGCGGCCCCGGCGCCCCGGCCTTCATCTGGGTCCACCCGGACCATGCGGATGCCGCCCGACCCTGCCTGCAGGGCTGGATGGGGCACGCCGCGCCCTTTGCCTTCGACCAGGCCTATGCCCCCGCACAGGGCATCGAGCGGATGCGGGTCGGAACCCCTCCGGTCATCGCGCTTGCGGCGCTGGATGCGGCCCTGGACATATGGGAGAGCGTGGACATGGCCGCGCTGCGCGCCCGGTCCATCGAGCTGACCGAAGCCTTTATCCGCGGCATCGAGGCCGCCTGCCCCGATGTCGCGCTGCATTCCCCGCGTGACCCTGCGCAGCGGGGCAGCCAGGTGGGCTTCCGCCACCCGCAGGCCCATGCCGTGATGCAGGCACTGATCACCGAGGGGGTGATCGGCGACTTCCGCGCGCCCGACGTGCTGCGCTTCGGCTTTGCACCGCTTTACAACAACACGGACGACGTGGCGCGGGCGGTGGAGGTGCTGGCGACAGTCCTGCGGGAAGGCCGCTGGAACAGGCCCGAACACCACCGCCGGGCCGCGGTGACCTGA
- the glyS gene encoding glycine--tRNA ligase subunit beta, producing MMDLLIELFSEEIPARMQPRAGEDLKRLITDGLVEAGLTYASAGAFSTPRRLALAVEGLTPESRPVREERKGPRTDAPEKAIEGFLRSTGLTLDQLERRPEKKGEVYFAVIEKPGRKAAEIVAEVLEATIRDFPWPKSMRWGSGSLRWVRPLHSIIAILSDEAGAQVVPLTVDGIAAGDTTHGHRFMAPDAFRVTGFDDYAAKLRRAKVMLDPAERESAIRQEAANLAFARGWEIVPDEGLMTELAGLVEWPVPLMGVIEARFLDLPPEVLQTSMKAHQKFLSARNPKTGRIEGYVTVANIETPDHGATILAGNQRVLAARLSDAAFFWENDLREALTGMQAWATGLGKVTFHAKLGSQALRVHHIADLARKIAPAIGADPDQAEQAARVAKLDLRSAMVGEFPELQGTMGRYYAQAAGLPQAVADAARDHYSPLGPSDEVPSAPVSVAVALADKLDTLAGFWAIDEKPTGSKDPFALRRAALGVIRLVTGNGLRLGLKAQLSTHLNERAFFGRRTLDLVFSLALNPLDFVEALEHSVPRSLQDMYLLHGVSDSLRHRISNAVEEAVTKGILFSKHTDILEVLGPLSIEERTAAEVFLGKLNIAEEECGEIPEEAEDSLAAFVAPLTADLLAFLHDRLKVHLRDQGIRHDVIDAVLAMPGSDDLTLVVRRATALNGMLGTEDGPNLLQGLKRAANILAQAEEKDGVEYSFGADPKFAETDEERALFAALDAAEPKIAAAMRAEDFPAAMSAIAALRAPIDAFFEAVQVNSDNPILRRNRLNLLSRIREAGRLIADFGRIEG from the coding sequence CTGATGGACCTGCTGATCGAGCTGTTCTCCGAGGAAATCCCCGCCCGGATGCAGCCCCGCGCAGGCGAGGACCTCAAACGCCTGATCACCGACGGGCTGGTGGAAGCGGGCCTGACCTATGCCTCTGCCGGCGCCTTTTCCACGCCGCGGCGGCTGGCGCTTGCGGTAGAGGGGCTGACGCCGGAATCGAGGCCCGTGCGCGAGGAACGCAAGGGACCGAGGACGGACGCGCCCGAAAAGGCCATCGAGGGCTTCCTGCGCTCGACCGGCCTGACGCTGGACCAGCTTGAACGCCGCCCCGAGAAGAAGGGCGAGGTTTATTTCGCCGTCATCGAGAAGCCGGGCCGCAAGGCCGCCGAGATTGTGGCCGAGGTGCTGGAGGCGACCATCCGCGACTTCCCCTGGCCCAAGTCGATGCGCTGGGGCTCCGGCAGTCTGCGCTGGGTTCGCCCGCTGCATTCCATCATCGCGATCCTGTCCGACGAGGCGGGGGCGCAGGTCGTGCCGCTGACAGTGGACGGCATCGCCGCGGGCGACACGACGCACGGCCACCGCTTCATGGCGCCCGACGCCTTCCGCGTGACGGGCTTTGACGACTACGCCGCCAAGCTGCGCCGGGCAAAGGTGATGCTCGACCCCGCCGAGCGCGAATCCGCGATCCGGCAGGAGGCCGCGAACCTCGCCTTTGCGCGGGGGTGGGAGATCGTGCCCGACGAGGGCCTGATGACGGAACTCGCCGGGCTGGTCGAATGGCCGGTGCCGCTGATGGGGGTGATCGAGGCGCGCTTCCTCGACCTGCCGCCCGAGGTGCTGCAGACCTCGATGAAGGCGCACCAGAAGTTCCTCTCGGCCCGCAACCCGAAGACGGGCCGGATCGAGGGCTATGTCACCGTCGCCAATATCGAGACACCCGATCACGGCGCGACGATCCTGGCCGGCAACCAGCGCGTCCTCGCCGCCCGCCTCTCCGACGCCGCCTTCTTCTGGGAGAACGACCTGCGCGAGGCCCTCACGGGGATGCAGGCCTGGGCTACTGGACTGGGGAAGGTAACATTCCACGCCAAGTTGGGCTCGCAAGCCCTCCGAGTACATCACATCGCGGATCTGGCGCGCAAGATCGCGCCCGCCATAGGTGCGGACCCAGATCAAGCGGAACAGGCCGCGCGTGTCGCAAAGCTGGACCTGCGGTCGGCGATGGTGGGCGAATTCCCTGAGTTGCAAGGGACGATGGGTCGGTACTACGCGCAGGCTGCCGGGCTGCCTCAGGCGGTCGCGGATGCGGCCCGCGACCATTACTCGCCGCTGGGGCCGTCGGACGAGGTGCCCTCCGCGCCGGTGTCGGTGGCCGTGGCACTGGCTGACAAGCTGGACACGTTGGCCGGGTTCTGGGCGATTGACGAGAAGCCCACCGGGAGCAAAGACCCTTTTGCCCTGCGGCGGGCGGCGCTGGGTGTGATCCGGCTGGTGACAGGAAATGGGCTGCGGTTGGGATTGAAGGCGCAGCTTTCAACCCATCTAAATGAGCGAGCCTTTTTCGGACGACGAACTCTTGACCTTGTGTTTTCCTTAGCCCTCAACCCGTTGGATTTTGTAGAGGCTCTTGAGCATTCCGTTCCCCGCTCACTGCAGGACATGTATCTGCTCCACGGCGTAAGTGATAGTCTGCGGCACCGGATTTCGAACGCTGTTGAAGAGGCCGTTACCAAGGGCATCCTTTTCTCAAAGCATACAGACATCCTTGAAGTCCTCGGTCCGCTGTCCATCGAGGAGAGGACTGCTGCCGAGGTCTTTCTTGGAAAGCTAAATATCGCGGAAGAGGAATGTGGTGAAATCCCGGAAGAAGCCGAAGATTCGCTCGCGGCATTTGTTGCTCCACTTACCGCCGACCTCCTCGCCTTCCTCCACGACCGCCTCAAGGTCCATCTCCGCGACCAAGGCATCCGCCATGACGTGATCGACGCGGTGCTGGCGATGCCGGGGTCGGACGACCTCACGCTCGTCGTGCGCCGCGCCACCGCGCTGAACGGGATGCTGGGAACCGAGGACGGCCCGAACCTGCTGCAGGGGCTCAAGCGCGCCGCCAACATCCTGGCGCAGGCCGAGGAGAAGGACGGCGTCGAATACTCCTTCGGCGCGGACCCGAAATTCGCGGAAACCGACGAGGAACGCGCACTCTTTGCAGCACTCGACGCCGCCGAGCCGAAGATCGCCGCCGCCATGCGGGCCGAGGACTTCCCCGCCGCCATGTCGGCCATCGCCGCCCTGCGCGCGCCCATCGACGCCTTCTTCGAGGCGGTGCAGGTCAACTCCGACAACCCCATCCTCCGCCGAAACCGCCTGAACCTGTTGTCCCGCATCCGCGAAGCGGGCCGCTTGATCGCCGATTTCGGCAGGATCGAGGGGTGA
- a CDS encoding DUF6446 family protein yields the protein MTTGKIMASMLVLTALLAGLAMYYLQVYGFYEDVDEITGASEMMVTLLDGSTRPVAVGGFRAIDADSSPIRWRSCFTLDPAEVADATPFPQATPLNGPGWFQCYSARALTADLEAGNARAILGQSEVHPDVDRVIAVYPDGRAFGWHQLNDKTPARGVMD from the coding sequence GTGACCACCGGCAAGATCATGGCCTCGATGCTGGTGCTGACCGCGCTACTGGCGGGCCTCGCCATGTATTACCTGCAGGTCTACGGTTTCTACGAGGACGTGGACGAGATCACCGGCGCATCCGAGATGATGGTGACGCTGCTCGACGGCTCGACCCGGCCGGTTGCGGTCGGGGGCTTCCGGGCCATCGACGCGGACTCCTCGCCCATCCGTTGGCGGTCCTGCTTCACGCTGGACCCGGCCGAGGTCGCGGACGCCACCCCCTTCCCGCAGGCCACGCCCCTGAACGGGCCGGGCTGGTTCCAGTGCTATTCCGCGCGTGCCCTGACCGCCGACCTCGAGGCCGGGAATGCCCGCGCCATCCTGGGCCAGTCCGAGGTTCACCCCGACGTGGACCGCGTGATCGCCGTCTATCCCGACGGCCGAGCTTTCGGCTGGCACCAGTTGAACGACAAGACCCCCGCACGCGGAGTGATGGACTGA
- a CDS encoding glycine--tRNA ligase subunit alpha, producing the protein MTSPEQTDRPRCFQDVILRLQDYWAATGCAILQPYDMEVGAGTFHPATTLRSLGTRPWAAAYVQPSRRPTDGRYGENPNRLQHYYQYQVIIKPSPPNLQELYLGSLKAIGLDPLVHDVRFVEDDWESPTLGAWGLGWEVWCDGMEVSQFTYFQQVGGHDCRPVSGELTYGLERLAMYVLGVEHVMDMPFNAPDAPIPLTYGDVFRQTEREYSRWNFEVADTAMLLQHFKDAEAECARILDAPPEDSAGRHIPMAHPAYDQAIKASHIFNLLDARGVISVTERQAYIGRVRALAKACADLFVTTEAATGANAGAEA; encoded by the coding sequence ATGACCAGCCCCGAACAGACCGACCGGCCGCGCTGTTTCCAGGACGTGATCCTGCGGCTGCAGGACTATTGGGCGGCCACAGGCTGCGCGATCCTGCAGCCCTATGACATGGAAGTGGGCGCGGGCACCTTCCACCCGGCGACGACGCTGCGATCTTTAGGGACGCGCCCATGGGCCGCTGCCTATGTCCAGCCCTCGCGCCGCCCCACGGACGGTCGCTATGGCGAGAACCCGAACCGGCTGCAGCATTACTACCAGTATCAGGTCATCATCAAACCCTCGCCTCCGAACCTGCAGGAGCTTTACCTGGGTTCGCTCAAGGCGATCGGGCTGGACCCGCTGGTCCATGACGTCCGCTTCGTCGAGGACGACTGGGAATCCCCGACGCTCGGCGCTTGGGGCCTTGGGTGGGAGGTATGGTGCGACGGCATGGAAGTCAGCCAGTTCACCTATTTCCAGCAGGTCGGCGGGCATGACTGCCGCCCGGTGTCGGGCGAGCTGACCTATGGGCTGGAACGGCTGGCGATGTATGTGCTGGGCGTGGAACACGTCATGGACATGCCTTTCAACGCCCCCGACGCGCCGATCCCGCTGACCTATGGCGACGTCTTCCGCCAGACCGAGCGCGAATATTCCCGCTGGAACTTCGAGGTGGCCGACACCGCCATGCTGCTGCAACATTTCAAGGACGCCGAGGCGGAATGCGCCCGCATCCTCGATGCGCCGCCCGAGGACAGCGCGGGGCGGCATATCCCGATGGCGCATCCTGCCTATGACCAGGCGATCAAGGCCAGCCACATCTTCAACCTGCTGGACGCCCGCGGGGTGATCTCGGTCACCGAACGGCAAGCCTATATCGGCCGGGTCCGGGCGCTGGCGAAGGCCTGCGCCGACCTGTTCGTCACGACCGAGGCTGCGACCGGGGCGAACGCGGGGGCCGAGGCGTGA